A portion of the Sus scrofa isolate TJ Tabasco breed Duroc chromosome 5, Sscrofa11.1, whole genome shotgun sequence genome contains these proteins:
- the CARD10 gene encoding caspase recruitment domain-containing protein 10 isoform X5 has translation MSGGPGSPGGHGAGGGAGGAADPAPLRRRSRRPSADPGVRGGGGVRDPEDAAMPGGAEAGETEEEAGGGSGSEAEEDALWERIEGVRHRLTRALNPAKLTPYLRQCRVIDEQDEEEVLSTYRFPCRVNRTGRLMDILRCRGKRGYEAFLEALEFYYPEHFTLLTGQEPAQRCSMILDEEGPEGLTQFLMTEVRRLREARKSQLQREQQLQARGRALEEERAGLEQRLREQQQAQERCQRLREDWEAGSLELLRLKDENYMIAMRLAQLSEEKNSAVLRSRDLQLAVDQLKLKVSRLEEECLLLRRARGPLPGAEEKEKEPDSTDLVSELRAENQRLAASLQELQEGLQQEVSRPGAPASERILLDILEHDWREAQDSRQELCQKLHAVQGELQWAEELRDKYLQEMEDLGLKHRTLQKDCDLYKHRMATVLAQLEEIEKERDQAIQSRDRIQLQYSQSLIEKDQYRKQVRGLEAERDELLTTLTSLEGAKALLEVQLQRVQGGPYLKACASSHSLCSNLSSTWSLSEFPSPLGGPEAAGEAAAVGGSEPHASEEATDSEKEINRLSILPFPPSAGSILRRQREEDPAPPKRSFSSMSDITGSVTLKPWSPGLSSSSSSDSVWPLGKPDGLLARGCGLDLLNRSLAIRVSGWSPPGGPEPQDKGPDGLSFLGDSWSGAVVRRVLSGPGSAGVEPRETRAEAAGLEGAGLEGEAQQRTLRWNQTSTPPLLMDFKACQSFHEALDSWVKGPGAEPFYIRANLTLPERADPHALCVKAQEILRLVDPAYKRRQEWFCTRVDPLTLRDLDRGTVPNYQRAQQLLEVQEKCLPSSRHRGPRSNLKKRALDQLRLVKPKHGGSPAGDSPEQLLLEPCSEPERSLKPYSLVRPLLVSALRPVVLLPECLAPRLIRNLLDLPSSRLDFQVCPAESLSGEEQCTLSAPGAPKARPATPGLGSRIRAIQESVGKKKHCLLELGARGVRELVQNEIYPIVIHVEVTEKNVREVSRALLGRPGWRDSELLRQCRGSEQVLWGLPCSWVQVPAHEWGHSEELAKVVRGRILQEQARLVWVERGRGCSSNSSEA, from the exons ATGTCCGGAGGCCCGGGCAGTCCCGGCGGCcacggggccgggggcggggctgggggcgccgCGGACCCCGCCCCGCTGCGCCGGCGGAGCCGCCGCCCGAGCGCCGACCCGGGAGTTCGAGGCGGCGGCGGAGTGCGGG ACCCCGAGGACGCGGCCATGCCAGGAGGGGCCGAGGCGGGGGAGACCGAAGAGGAGGCCGGGGGCGGCTCAGGGTCCGAGGCGGAGGAGGACGCGCTGTGGGAGCGGATCGAGGGCGTCCGGCACCGGCTGACGCGCGCCCTCAACCCGGCCAAGCTCACGCCGTATCTGCGCCAATGCCGGGTCATCGACGAGCAAGACGAGGAAGAGGTGCTGAGCACCTACCGCTTCCCGTGCCGCGTCAACCGCACCG ggcgcCTAATGGACATTTTGCGCTGCCGAGGGAAGAGGGGCTACGAGGCCTTCCTGGAAGCCCTGGAGTTCTACTACCCCGAGCACTTCACGCTGCTCACGGGCCAAGAGCCTGCCCAGCGCTGCTCCATGATCCTTG ATGAGGAGGGGCCCGAGGGCCTGACCCAGTTCCTGATGACGGAGGTGCGGCGGCTGCGGGAGGCTCGCAAGAGCCAGCTGCAgcgggagcagcagctgcaggcccgGGGCCGGGCGCTGGAGGAGGAGCGGGCAGGGCTGGAGCAGCGGTTGCGGGAGCAACAGCAGGCGCAGGAGCGCTGCCAGCGGCTGCGGGAGGACTGGGAGGCGGGGAGCCTGGAGCTGCTGCGGCTTAAGGACGAGAACTACATGATCGCTATGCGCCTGGCACAGCTCAGCGAGGAGAAGAACTCGGCCGTGCTGCGAAGCCGGGACTTGCAGTTGGCG GTGGATCAGCTCAAGCTCAAGGTGAGCCGGCTGGAGGAAGAGTGCCTGCTGCTGCGAAGGGCCAGGGGGCCACTCCCTGGGgcggaggagaaggagaaggagcccGATAGCACGGACCTCGTCTCTGAGCTGCGTGCCGAGAACCAGCGGCTGGCGGCGTCGCTGCAGGAGCTGCAGGAGGGCCTGCAGCAG GAGGTGAGCCGGCCGGGGGCCCCCGCCTCAGAGCGCATCCTCCTGGACATCCTGGAGCACGACTGGCGGGAGGCGCAGGACAGCAGGCAGGAGCTGTGCCAGAAGCTCCACGCCGTGCAGGGGGAGCTGCAGTGGGCCGAGGAGCTGCGGGACAAG TACCTGCAGGAGATGGAAGACCTGGGGCTAAAGCACCGAACGCTGCAGAAGGACTGTGACTTGTATAAGCACCGCATGGCCACCGTCCTGGCCCAGCTGGAGGAGATCGAGAAGGAGCGGGACCAG GCCATCCAGAGCCGAGACCGGATCCAGCTGCAGTACTCCCAGAGCCTCATTGAGAAGGACCAGTACCGGAAGCAGGTCCGGGGCCTGGAGGCCGAGCGGGACGAGCTGTTGACCACGCTCACCAGCCTGGAGGGGGCCAAGGCCCtgctggaggtgcagctgcagcgGGTCCAGGGCGGCCCCTACCTCAAG GCCTGTGCCTCGTCCCATTCCCTGTGCTCCAACCTCAGCAGCACCTGGAGCCTGAGCGAGTTCCCCTCCCCGCTGGGAGGCCCAGAAGCAGCTGGGGAGGCGGCTGCCGTggggggatctgagcctcacgCCTCG GAGGAGGCCACGGACAGCGAGAAGGAGATCAACCGGCTCTCCATCCTGCCCTTCCCCCCCAGCGCCGGCTCCATCCTCCGCCGGCAGCGAGAGGAGGACCCTGCACCCCCTAAGAG GTCCTTCAGCAGCATGTCTGACATCACAG GGAGTGTGACGCTGAAGCCCTGGTCCCCAggcctctcctcttcctcatcctccGATAGCGTGTGGCCTTTGGGAAAGCCAGATGGCCTTCTGGCCCGAGGCTGTGGCCTGGATCTTCTCAACAG atCTCTGGCTATCCGAGTGTCTGGCTGGAGCCCCCCGGGGGGACCCGAGCCCCAGGACAAGGGCCCAGATGGCCTGTCATTCCTCGGGGACAGCTGGTCCGGGGCCGTGGTGCGGAGGGTGCTCTCTGGGCCAGGGTCTGCGGGGGTGGAACCGAGAGAG ACAAGGGCAGAGGCTGCTGGCCTGGAGGGGGCAGGCCTGGAGGGCGAGGCCCAGCAGAGAACCTTGCGGTGGAACCAGACGTCCACACCCCCGCTCCTGATGGACTTCAAGG CCTGCCAGTCCTTCCATGAAGCCCTGGACTCCTGGGTGAAGGGGCCAGGGGCCGAGCCCTTCTACATTCGAGCCAACCTCACCCTGCCCGAGCGGGCTGACCCACATGCCCTGTGCGTGAAAGCCCAGGAGATCCTGCGGCTAGTGGACCCGGCGTACAAGCGACGGCAGGAGTGGTTCTGCACACGGGTGGATCCCCTCACGCTGCGGGACCTGGACCGGGGCACTGTGCCCAATTATCAGAG AGCCCAGCAGCTCCTAGAAGTTCAGGAAAAATGCCTCCCCTCCAGCAGACACCGGGGGCCCCGCAGTAAT CTGAAGAAGCGAGCCCTGGACCAACTGCGGCTGGTGAAGCCCAAGCATGGGGGGAGTCCTGCTGGGGACTCCCCGGAGCAGCTGCTGCTGGAGCCCTGCTCAG AGCCAGAGCGGAGCCTCAAGCCCTACAGCCTGGTGCGGCCCCTGCTGGTGTCTGCCCTGCGGCCTGTGGTGCTCTTGCCCGAGTGCCTGGCACCCCGGCTCATCCGCAACCTCCTAGACCTGCCCAGCTCCCGGCTGGACTTTCAAGTGTGTCCCGCAG AAAGCCTCTCTGGGGAGGAACAGTGCACACTGTCAGCGCCTGGAGCCCCCAAGGCCCGGCCTGCCACCCCTGGGCTGGGCAGCAGGATCCGTGCCATCCAAGAGTCTGTTGGGAAG AAGAAGCACTGCCTGTTGGAGCTGGGTGCTCGGGGAGTGCGGGAGCTGGTCCAGAATGAGATCTACCCCATCGTCATCCATGTGGAGGTGACGGAGAAGAATGTTCGGGAAGTCAG CAGGGCTCTGCTGGGCCGGCCCGGCTGGCGGGACTCGGAGCTGCTGCGGCAGTGCCGGGGCTCGGAGCAGGTGCTCTGGGGGCTGCCCTGCTCCTGGGTGCAGGTGCCCGCCCATGAGTGGGGCCACTCGGAGGAGCTGGCCAAAGTGGTGCGCGGCCGCATCCTGCAGGAGCAGGCCCGCCTCGTGTGGGTGGAACGCGGCAGAGgctgcagcagcaacagcagcgaGGCCTGA
- the CARD10 gene encoding caspase recruitment domain-containing protein 10 isoform X7, with translation MSGGPGSPGGHGAGGGAGGAADPAPLRRRSRRPSADPGVRGGGGVRDPEDAAMPGGAEAGETEEEAGGGSGSEAEEDALWERIEGVRHRLTRALNPAKLTPYLRQCRVIDEQDEEEVLSTYRFPCRVNRTGRLMDILRCRGKRGYEAFLEALEFYYPEHFTLLTGQEPAQRCSMILDEEGPEGLTQFLMTEVRRLREARKSQLQREQQLQARGRALEEERAGLEQRLREQQQAQERCQRLREDWEAGSLELLRLKDENYMIAMRLAQLSEEKNSAVLRSRDLQLAVDQLKLKVSRLEEECLLLRRARGPLPGAEEKEKEPDSTDLVSELRAENQRLAASLQELQEGLQQEVSRPGAPASERILLDILEHDWREAQDSRQELCQKLHAVQGELQWAEELRDKYLQEMEDLGLKHRTLQKDCDLYKHRMATVLAQLEEIEKERDQAIQSRDRIQLQYSQSLIEKDQYRKQVRGLEAERDELLTTLTSLEGAKALLEVQLQRVQGGPYLKACASSHSLCSNLSSTWSLSEFPSPLGGPEAAGEAAAVGGSEPHASEEATDSEKEINRLSILPFPPSAGSILRRQREEDPAPPKRSFSSMSDITGSVTLKPWSPGLSSSSSSDSVWPLGKPDGLLARGCGLDLLNRSLAIRVSGWSPPGGPEPQDKGPDGLSFLGDSWSGAVVRRVLSGPGSAGVEPRETRAEAAGLEGAGLEGEAQQRTLRWNQTSTPPLLMDFKACQSFHEALDSWVKGPGAEPFYIRANLTLPERADPHALCVKAQEILRLVDPAYKRRQEWFCTRVDPLTLRDLDRGTVPNYQRAQQLLEVQEKCLPSSRHRGPRSNLKKRALDQLRLVKPKHGGSPAGDSPEQLLLEPCSEPERSLKPYSLVRPLLVSALRPVVLLPECLAPRLIRNLLDLPSSRLDFQVCPAESLSGEEQCTLSAPGAPKARPATPGLGSRIRAIQESVGKKHCLLELGARGVRELVQNEIYPIVIHVEVTEKNVREVSRALLGRPGWRDSELLRQCRGSEQVLWGLPCSWVQVPAHEWGHSEELAKVVRGRILQEQARLVWVERGRGCSSNSSEA, from the exons ATGTCCGGAGGCCCGGGCAGTCCCGGCGGCcacggggccgggggcggggctgggggcgccgCGGACCCCGCCCCGCTGCGCCGGCGGAGCCGCCGCCCGAGCGCCGACCCGGGAGTTCGAGGCGGCGGCGGAGTGCGGG ACCCCGAGGACGCGGCCATGCCAGGAGGGGCCGAGGCGGGGGAGACCGAAGAGGAGGCCGGGGGCGGCTCAGGGTCCGAGGCGGAGGAGGACGCGCTGTGGGAGCGGATCGAGGGCGTCCGGCACCGGCTGACGCGCGCCCTCAACCCGGCCAAGCTCACGCCGTATCTGCGCCAATGCCGGGTCATCGACGAGCAAGACGAGGAAGAGGTGCTGAGCACCTACCGCTTCCCGTGCCGCGTCAACCGCACCG ggcgcCTAATGGACATTTTGCGCTGCCGAGGGAAGAGGGGCTACGAGGCCTTCCTGGAAGCCCTGGAGTTCTACTACCCCGAGCACTTCACGCTGCTCACGGGCCAAGAGCCTGCCCAGCGCTGCTCCATGATCCTTG ATGAGGAGGGGCCCGAGGGCCTGACCCAGTTCCTGATGACGGAGGTGCGGCGGCTGCGGGAGGCTCGCAAGAGCCAGCTGCAgcgggagcagcagctgcaggcccgGGGCCGGGCGCTGGAGGAGGAGCGGGCAGGGCTGGAGCAGCGGTTGCGGGAGCAACAGCAGGCGCAGGAGCGCTGCCAGCGGCTGCGGGAGGACTGGGAGGCGGGGAGCCTGGAGCTGCTGCGGCTTAAGGACGAGAACTACATGATCGCTATGCGCCTGGCACAGCTCAGCGAGGAGAAGAACTCGGCCGTGCTGCGAAGCCGGGACTTGCAGTTGGCG GTGGATCAGCTCAAGCTCAAGGTGAGCCGGCTGGAGGAAGAGTGCCTGCTGCTGCGAAGGGCCAGGGGGCCACTCCCTGGGgcggaggagaaggagaaggagcccGATAGCACGGACCTCGTCTCTGAGCTGCGTGCCGAGAACCAGCGGCTGGCGGCGTCGCTGCAGGAGCTGCAGGAGGGCCTGCAGCAG GAGGTGAGCCGGCCGGGGGCCCCCGCCTCAGAGCGCATCCTCCTGGACATCCTGGAGCACGACTGGCGGGAGGCGCAGGACAGCAGGCAGGAGCTGTGCCAGAAGCTCCACGCCGTGCAGGGGGAGCTGCAGTGGGCCGAGGAGCTGCGGGACAAG TACCTGCAGGAGATGGAAGACCTGGGGCTAAAGCACCGAACGCTGCAGAAGGACTGTGACTTGTATAAGCACCGCATGGCCACCGTCCTGGCCCAGCTGGAGGAGATCGAGAAGGAGCGGGACCAG GCCATCCAGAGCCGAGACCGGATCCAGCTGCAGTACTCCCAGAGCCTCATTGAGAAGGACCAGTACCGGAAGCAGGTCCGGGGCCTGGAGGCCGAGCGGGACGAGCTGTTGACCACGCTCACCAGCCTGGAGGGGGCCAAGGCCCtgctggaggtgcagctgcagcgGGTCCAGGGCGGCCCCTACCTCAAG GCCTGTGCCTCGTCCCATTCCCTGTGCTCCAACCTCAGCAGCACCTGGAGCCTGAGCGAGTTCCCCTCCCCGCTGGGAGGCCCAGAAGCAGCTGGGGAGGCGGCTGCCGTggggggatctgagcctcacgCCTCG GAGGAGGCCACGGACAGCGAGAAGGAGATCAACCGGCTCTCCATCCTGCCCTTCCCCCCCAGCGCCGGCTCCATCCTCCGCCGGCAGCGAGAGGAGGACCCTGCACCCCCTAAGAG GTCCTTCAGCAGCATGTCTGACATCACAG GGAGTGTGACGCTGAAGCCCTGGTCCCCAggcctctcctcttcctcatcctccGATAGCGTGTGGCCTTTGGGAAAGCCAGATGGCCTTCTGGCCCGAGGCTGTGGCCTGGATCTTCTCAACAG atCTCTGGCTATCCGAGTGTCTGGCTGGAGCCCCCCGGGGGGACCCGAGCCCCAGGACAAGGGCCCAGATGGCCTGTCATTCCTCGGGGACAGCTGGTCCGGGGCCGTGGTGCGGAGGGTGCTCTCTGGGCCAGGGTCTGCGGGGGTGGAACCGAGAGAG ACAAGGGCAGAGGCTGCTGGCCTGGAGGGGGCAGGCCTGGAGGGCGAGGCCCAGCAGAGAACCTTGCGGTGGAACCAGACGTCCACACCCCCGCTCCTGATGGACTTCAAGG CCTGCCAGTCCTTCCATGAAGCCCTGGACTCCTGGGTGAAGGGGCCAGGGGCCGAGCCCTTCTACATTCGAGCCAACCTCACCCTGCCCGAGCGGGCTGACCCACATGCCCTGTGCGTGAAAGCCCAGGAGATCCTGCGGCTAGTGGACCCGGCGTACAAGCGACGGCAGGAGTGGTTCTGCACACGGGTGGATCCCCTCACGCTGCGGGACCTGGACCGGGGCACTGTGCCCAATTATCAGAG AGCCCAGCAGCTCCTAGAAGTTCAGGAAAAATGCCTCCCCTCCAGCAGACACCGGGGGCCCCGCAGTAAT CTGAAGAAGCGAGCCCTGGACCAACTGCGGCTGGTGAAGCCCAAGCATGGGGGGAGTCCTGCTGGGGACTCCCCGGAGCAGCTGCTGCTGGAGCCCTGCTCAG AGCCAGAGCGGAGCCTCAAGCCCTACAGCCTGGTGCGGCCCCTGCTGGTGTCTGCCCTGCGGCCTGTGGTGCTCTTGCCCGAGTGCCTGGCACCCCGGCTCATCCGCAACCTCCTAGACCTGCCCAGCTCCCGGCTGGACTTTCAAGTGTGTCCCGCAG AAAGCCTCTCTGGGGAGGAACAGTGCACACTGTCAGCGCCTGGAGCCCCCAAGGCCCGGCCTGCCACCCCTGGGCTGGGCAGCAGGATCCGTGCCATCCAAGAGTCTGTTGGGAAG AAGCACTGCCTGTTGGAGCTGGGTGCTCGGGGAGTGCGGGAGCTGGTCCAGAATGAGATCTACCCCATCGTCATCCATGTGGAGGTGACGGAGAAGAATGTTCGGGAAGTCAG CAGGGCTCTGCTGGGCCGGCCCGGCTGGCGGGACTCGGAGCTGCTGCGGCAGTGCCGGGGCTCGGAGCAGGTGCTCTGGGGGCTGCCCTGCTCCTGGGTGCAGGTGCCCGCCCATGAGTGGGGCCACTCGGAGGAGCTGGCCAAAGTGGTGCGCGGCCGCATCCTGCAGGAGCAGGCCCGCCTCGTGTGGGTGGAACGCGGCAGAGgctgcagcagcaacagcagcgaGGCCTGA